A stretch of the Archangium violaceum genome encodes the following:
- a CDS encoding glycosyltransferase family 4 protein has product MSDLPRLLLCSFDVIPGPSGSSRRLTEYLKALPDRFSVVVLSVKTPDHSHIEKYEGARLLRVPVGAGDLASRIQAFERAVRRQLESEDYALVHFTDPFGGYALCELKGDYGYRLVYEAQGFPSQELRYTHPQLEGDRKFLSKVRRQELFCLMNADLVVTGSPTTSAFIQSLGVSGESVRVVRAPVDLGPYTPETLGTPDGSPMRLMYLGSQVAWQGLAGLLRGLALAVKQVDVRLTLVGARHPDWQPHLEDLVAELELKQHVEFQPPVGHDDLAKVLTLADVGVLPLDDVDRNRVQGGALAKVSEYLAAGRPVLATDLPVARERIPSSAGVFYPPGDAQALAERIIELARDVPRRVALGKQARAHANQWLDAGLIRGQLLDIYDGLLGKRPVPTESASERELNPTMTGTPTNRILGLEGNVSAGPPEPEAPTSLAEPPGSEPVPDTDPGHGGPVSEEPPLIVGHALREEGLDTRLIKTEPATSRPDGPPVVMGLPLREPSAPDNAPTEQEVRPSGPPVVMGLPLREPPASPPPIPPRASMSTRAVPESRPAPPAPAPVPEPAAARPPALPPIPPLPPRREERPTPRPPEPSVLRPSISIPPLPPRSRPASGSRPAVPPVLPPVETPAAPPPLARAPVKADEPEEISEAEAQEVQEVDASPTPTDVQPLEDLEEISSAEIHEAETPETPPREPPESRLNPWFAQLAHGYCPPEGTQFARHTPPTTMPGRDDDPVSPPAPKDQGAARGKPS; this is encoded by the coding sequence TTGAGCGACCTGCCCAGACTCCTGCTGTGCAGCTTCGATGTGATCCCCGGCCCGTCTGGCTCGTCGCGTCGGCTGACGGAGTATTTGAAAGCCCTGCCCGACCGGTTCTCGGTGGTGGTGCTGTCCGTCAAGACGCCGGACCACTCGCACATCGAGAAATACGAGGGTGCGCGCCTGCTCCGCGTGCCGGTGGGCGCCGGGGACCTCGCCTCGCGCATCCAGGCCTTCGAGCGCGCCGTGCGCCGCCAGTTGGAGAGCGAGGACTACGCGCTCGTCCACTTCACCGACCCCTTCGGTGGCTACGCCCTGTGCGAGCTGAAGGGCGACTACGGCTACCGCCTCGTCTACGAGGCCCAGGGCTTTCCCTCCCAGGAGCTGCGCTACACCCACCCCCAGCTCGAGGGGGACCGGAAGTTCCTCTCCAAGGTCCGGCGCCAGGAGCTGTTCTGCCTGATGAACGCCGACCTGGTCGTCACCGGCTCCCCCACGACGAGCGCCTTCATCCAATCCCTGGGCGTGTCCGGGGAGTCGGTGCGCGTGGTGCGCGCGCCGGTGGACCTGGGGCCCTACACGCCCGAGACGCTCGGAACGCCCGATGGTTCCCCCATGCGGCTGATGTACCTGGGCAGCCAGGTGGCATGGCAGGGGCTGGCCGGCCTGCTCCGGGGGCTGGCACTGGCGGTGAAGCAGGTCGACGTCCGGCTCACGCTCGTGGGTGCGCGCCACCCGGACTGGCAGCCCCACCTGGAGGACCTCGTCGCCGAGTTGGAGCTCAAGCAGCACGTCGAGTTCCAGCCCCCCGTGGGGCATGACGACCTGGCCAAGGTGCTCACGCTCGCGGACGTGGGCGTGCTGCCGCTCGACGACGTGGACCGCAACCGCGTGCAGGGCGGCGCGCTCGCCAAGGTGTCCGAGTACCTCGCCGCGGGTCGTCCGGTGCTCGCCACCGACCTGCCCGTGGCCCGCGAGCGCATCCCCTCCTCGGCCGGCGTCTTCTACCCGCCCGGTGACGCGCAGGCGCTCGCGGAGCGCATCATCGAGCTGGCGCGGGACGTGCCCCGGCGCGTCGCGCTCGGAAAGCAGGCCCGAGCCCATGCGAACCAGTGGCTCGACGCCGGCCTCATCCGCGGTCAACTGCTGGACATCTATGATGGCCTGCTCGGAAAGAGGCCGGTGCCGACGGAGAGCGCCTCCGAGCGCGAGCTCAACCCGACGATGACGGGCACCCCCACCAACCGCATCCTTGGGCTCGAGGGCAATGTGAGCGCGGGCCCCCCGGAGCCCGAGGCCCCCACCTCCCTCGCGGAGCCGCCCGGGAGCGAGCCCGTCCCGGACACGGATCCGGGACACGGAGGACCCGTGAGCGAGGAGCCACCACTCATCGTGGGCCACGCGCTGCGGGAGGAGGGCCTCGACACCCGGCTCATCAAGACGGAGCCCGCGACCTCGCGGCCGGATGGGCCTCCCGTGGTGATGGGGCTGCCCCTGCGCGAGCCCTCGGCTCCGGACAACGCTCCGACCGAGCAGGAGGTGCGGCCGAGCGGACCTCCCGTGGTGATGGGACTGCCCCTGCGCGAGCCCCCCGCTTCACCGCCTCCCATTCCGCCCCGTGCGAGCATGAGCACCCGCGCGGTCCCCGAGAGCCGCCCGGCTCCGCCAGCTCCGGCCCCGGTACCCGAGCCCGCGGCGGCACGGCCTCCCGCGCTTCCTCCCATTCCGCCCCTTCCTCCCCGGCGCGAGGAGCGCCCCACACCGCGACCGCCGGAGCCTTCCGTGCTCCGTCCGTCCATCTCCATTCCCCCGCTGCCTCCTCGGTCCCGGCCCGCCAGCGGCTCCCGTCCCGCGGTGCCCCCGGTGCTCCCGCCCGTGGAGACTCCCGCCGCCCCTCCCCCGTTGGCGCGCGCGCCCGTCAAGGCCGATGAGCCCGAGGAGATCTCCGAGGCCGAGGCCCAGGAGGTTCAGGAGGTAGACGCCTCTCCGACACCCACCGATGTGCAACCCCTCGAGGATCTGGAGGAGATCAGCAGCGCGGAGATCCACGAGGCCGAAACGCCGGAGACGCCGCCCCGGGAGCCGCCCGAGTCACGGTTGAACCCATGGTTCGCCCAGCTGGCCCATGGCTACTGCCCACCCGAGGGGACGCAGTTCGCCCGCCACACGCCGCCCACCACCATGCCCGGCCGTGACGACGACCCCGTCTCGCCCCCTGCCCCCAAGGACCAGGGCGCCGCCCGCGGCAAGCCCTCGTAG